One part of the Mycolicibacterium aromaticivorans JS19b1 = JCM 16368 genome encodes these proteins:
- a CDS encoding FAD-dependent oxidoreductase has translation MRPYYVAIVGAGPSGYFAAASLLKFADSSVAAGGPDVHVDMLEMLPTPWGLVRSGVAPDHPKIKTISAQFEKTSLDERFRFFGNIRVGEHVQAEELAQRYDAVVYATGAQSDRPLGIPGEELEGSVAAVDFVGWYNAHPHFEEMAPDLSTGRAIVVGNGNVALDVARILVSDPEELAKSDIADHALELLHTQGVDEVVVIGRRGPLQATFTTMELRELGDLEAMADVDVIVDPADFDSITDEQLEAAGKTVKLNVKVLRGYAEAGPRGAKRRIVFRFRTSPIEIKGDGRVESVVLGRNELVDEGGRIVAKDTGVREELPAQLVVRAVGYRGIATPGLPFDERSGTIPHTEGRVEGSDNEYVVGWIKRGPSGVIGSNKKDSADTVATLVADLDGRELGAFADDHGDTLVAWLLSRQPILVTDDHWKLIDAHERGAGEPHGRPRVKLTSVAELLRIGHG, from the coding sequence ATGCGTCCTTACTATGTCGCGATCGTTGGTGCAGGTCCCTCCGGATACTTCGCAGCGGCGTCGCTGCTGAAGTTCGCCGACAGTTCCGTCGCCGCCGGCGGTCCGGATGTCCACGTCGACATGCTCGAAATGTTGCCCACCCCCTGGGGTTTGGTGCGCTCCGGGGTGGCACCCGATCATCCGAAGATCAAAACCATCAGCGCCCAGTTCGAGAAGACCTCGCTCGACGAGCGGTTCCGCTTCTTCGGCAACATCCGAGTCGGTGAGCACGTCCAAGCCGAGGAGCTCGCACAGCGCTACGACGCCGTCGTCTACGCCACCGGCGCGCAGTCGGACCGTCCGCTCGGCATCCCCGGCGAGGAACTCGAGGGCAGCGTCGCAGCTGTCGACTTCGTCGGTTGGTACAACGCGCACCCGCACTTCGAGGAGATGGCGCCGGACCTTTCGACCGGGCGCGCCATCGTGGTCGGCAACGGCAACGTGGCGCTCGACGTCGCACGGATCCTCGTCAGCGATCCCGAGGAGCTCGCCAAGTCTGACATCGCCGACCACGCGCTGGAACTGCTACACACACAGGGTGTCGACGAGGTCGTGGTCATCGGCCGCCGCGGGCCTCTGCAGGCCACCTTCACGACGATGGAGCTGCGCGAGCTGGGCGATCTGGAAGCCATGGCCGACGTAGACGTCATCGTCGACCCCGCGGACTTCGACTCCATCACCGACGAACAGCTCGAGGCGGCGGGCAAGACCGTGAAGCTCAACGTCAAGGTGCTGCGCGGCTATGCGGAGGCGGGACCGCGAGGGGCCAAGCGCCGCATCGTGTTTCGGTTCCGTACCTCGCCGATCGAGATCAAGGGTGACGGCCGTGTCGAGTCAGTGGTGCTGGGCCGCAACGAGCTCGTCGACGAGGGCGGCCGCATCGTCGCCAAGGACACCGGCGTGCGCGAGGAGCTGCCCGCCCAGCTGGTGGTCCGCGCGGTCGGCTATCGCGGCATCGCGACGCCGGGCCTGCCGTTCGACGAGCGCTCAGGCACCATCCCGCACACCGAAGGCCGCGTCGAAGGCAGCGACAACGAGTACGTCGTGGGCTGGATCAAGCGTGGCCCGTCGGGCGTCATCGGGAGCAACAAAAAAGACTCGGCGGACACGGTTGCGACGTTGGTAGCCGACCTCGACGGCCGCGAGCTCGGCGCGTTCGCCGACGACCACGGCGACACGCTCGTCGCGTGGCTGCTGTCGCGTCAGCCGATATTGGTCACCGACGACCACTGGAAGCTGATCGACGCGCACGAGCGCGGCGCGGGCGAACCGCACGGCCGGCCACGCGTGAAGCTCACCAGTGTTGCCGAACTGCTGCGCATCGGGCACGGGTAG
- a CDS encoding MFS transporter, producing MRAYAELIRVPGVVNVTASQLFARLPLGMLSLAILLHVQARTGSYAVAGVVVACTSIGEAVAMPMTARLLGRIGMMPTLVSAALINGISMLALAFIHVPTTFLMVLGFLIGASVPPLLPAVRALYPQMVPGQGLRALFALDTTAQELIWVIGPVAATFLASAISTAIPLLFSAAVTIVGTVWFLLSARQFRPTIASSTVAFGKVLANRAVILAMVASLALVASFTALEVGVLALYGNHNLSAGIALAATGVGSLLGGVLFGHRHLGVRGLSLSMAVVAAGTVLFGLVDGYGVQLAALFASGLGFAPSLAALYVMVSNQIAAHSTAEAFGWLNSGALVGGAIGTAIGGVVVDGYSPFAVIMVSAALAMTAAVTPLIARAAGPVGGLSRERERDTCEV from the coding sequence GTGCGCGCCTACGCAGAGCTCATTCGAGTTCCAGGCGTGGTCAATGTGACCGCCTCACAGCTTTTCGCGCGGCTGCCGCTGGGCATGCTGTCGCTGGCGATCCTGCTGCACGTGCAGGCCCGGACCGGGTCGTACGCGGTGGCCGGCGTCGTCGTGGCGTGCACGAGCATCGGTGAAGCGGTGGCCATGCCCATGACGGCGCGCCTTCTCGGTCGGATCGGGATGATGCCGACCTTGGTGTCGGCCGCCCTGATCAACGGCATCAGCATGCTGGCGCTGGCCTTCATCCACGTTCCCACGACGTTCCTGATGGTGTTGGGGTTCCTCATCGGCGCCTCGGTGCCCCCGCTGCTGCCTGCGGTGCGCGCCCTGTACCCGCAGATGGTCCCCGGCCAGGGCCTGCGGGCGCTGTTCGCGCTCGACACCACGGCCCAGGAGCTGATCTGGGTGATCGGTCCGGTCGCTGCGACGTTCCTGGCGTCGGCGATCTCGACGGCGATTCCGCTGTTGTTCTCTGCCGCGGTCACGATCGTCGGGACCGTGTGGTTCCTGCTCAGCGCCCGCCAGTTTCGGCCGACGATCGCCAGCAGCACGGTCGCGTTCGGCAAGGTGCTCGCCAACCGCGCGGTCATCCTGGCGATGGTCGCCAGCCTCGCGCTGGTCGCGTCGTTCACAGCACTGGAAGTGGGCGTCCTCGCCCTATACGGCAACCACAACCTCTCGGCGGGTATCGCGCTCGCGGCAACCGGCGTCGGATCGCTGCTCGGCGGTGTGCTGTTCGGCCACCGCCACCTCGGCGTCCGCGGCCTGTCGCTGTCCATGGCGGTCGTCGCCGCCGGCACCGTGCTGTTCGGTCTTGTCGACGGCTACGGCGTGCAGCTCGCCGCGTTGTTCGCCTCCGGGCTCGGCTTCGCGCCGTCGTTGGCCGCGCTGTATGTCATGGTGTCGAACCAGATCGCCGCACACTCGACCGCGGAAGCATTCGGATGGCTCAACAGCGGCGCCCTCGTCGGCGGCGCCATCGGCACCGCGATCGGCGGCGTCGTGGTGGACGGCTACAGCCCGTTCGCGGTGATCATGGTGTCGGCCGCCCTGGCGATGACCGCGGCCGTCACACCGCTGATCGCGCGCGCCGCGGGTCCGGTCGGCGGGCTGTCCCGGGAGCGTGAGCGGGACACCTGCGAGGTGTGA
- a CDS encoding TetR/AcrR family transcriptional regulator has product MTTSRERILDAYADALAVDGERLATLDAVAARAGVSKGGLLYHFPSKDQLAEALCERLIALAADDVDKMRNAADGPARHYIRTSHYANTPLDRTLVAVARLQQAGDPRARAAIEMISDQWLSVLTEALGDRDVARTVKLIGDGLYHHALFSVLGGPPRTELDEGLLAVIDRLIDQSSNAPRA; this is encoded by the coding sequence ATGACGACCTCGCGCGAGCGCATCCTCGATGCCTACGCCGACGCGCTGGCCGTCGACGGCGAGCGCCTGGCCACTCTCGACGCGGTGGCCGCCCGGGCCGGGGTGTCCAAGGGCGGACTGCTGTACCACTTCCCGTCCAAGGACCAACTCGCCGAAGCACTGTGTGAGCGGCTGATCGCGCTGGCTGCAGACGACGTCGACAAGATGCGCAACGCCGCCGACGGGCCGGCTCGGCACTACATCCGCACGTCGCATTACGCCAACACCCCGCTCGACCGCACCCTGGTCGCGGTGGCTCGGCTCCAGCAAGCCGGTGACCCGCGGGCGCGGGCGGCCATCGAGATGATCTCCGATCAGTGGCTGAGCGTGCTGACCGAGGCGCTCGGCGACCGTGACGTCGCGCGCACCGTCAAGCTCATCGGCGACGGCCTGTACCACCACGCGCTGTTCAGCGTTCTCGGCGGACCGCCGCGCACGGAACTCGACGAGGGACTGCTGGCGGTCATCGATCGGCTCATCGACCAGAGTTCGAACGCGCCGCGAGCCTGA
- a CDS encoding MFS transporter gives MASNDRRPSTRSLRALDGLNFFLADVRDGLGPYLAIYLLATRGPAHGWDEATVGSVITISGLVGLVVQTPAGALIDRIPHRRMVLIVAAVVVTASCLCLPAVHGYVAVTATQSAAAAAATVFGPGITAISLGLVGAKLLTPRIARNEAFNHAGNAASAGIAALLAIQFGPVVVFWLMAVLALLSVASAARIKDSEIDESLARGLSADHTVDSHASSWSVLFTSRSLLGFAAVVFVFHLSNAAMLTSVSQLLVRVAGKNSATSLTALCVLAAQLVMVPVALVVGRTADSWGRKPIFVAGFAVLAVRGVLYTVSDNPVWLVAVQTLDGVGAGIFGALFPVVIADLTAGTGHFNVTQGALATVQGAGAAISAGLAGALIVAAGYHTTFITLSAIAVAGLVVYLAAVPETRARAHS, from the coding sequence ATGGCGAGCAACGATCGGCGACCATCGACACGATCGCTGCGCGCGCTCGATGGACTGAACTTCTTCCTCGCCGATGTGCGCGACGGCCTCGGCCCGTATCTGGCCATATATCTGCTCGCCACCCGTGGTCCCGCACACGGCTGGGACGAGGCCACGGTCGGCAGCGTGATCACCATCTCCGGTCTGGTCGGCCTCGTCGTCCAGACGCCCGCAGGCGCGCTGATCGACCGAATCCCGCACCGCCGAATGGTTCTCATCGTCGCGGCCGTCGTGGTGACGGCCAGTTGCCTGTGCCTGCCCGCCGTGCACGGCTACGTTGCGGTGACCGCGACCCAATCGGCCGCGGCCGCCGCCGCCACCGTTTTCGGCCCCGGCATCACGGCAATCAGCCTCGGACTCGTGGGCGCCAAGCTGCTGACACCGAGGATTGCGCGCAACGAGGCGTTCAACCATGCGGGCAATGCCGCATCCGCGGGCATCGCCGCCCTGCTGGCCATCCAGTTCGGTCCGGTCGTGGTGTTCTGGCTGATGGCGGTGCTCGCTCTGCTCAGCGTGGCCTCTGCCGCGCGCATCAAGGATTCGGAGATTGACGAAAGCCTGGCGCGAGGCCTGTCCGCCGACCACACGGTCGACAGCCACGCCAGTAGCTGGTCGGTGTTGTTCACGAGCCGAAGCCTGTTGGGCTTCGCCGCTGTCGTATTCGTGTTCCACCTGTCGAACGCCGCGATGCTGACCTCGGTCAGCCAGCTCCTTGTGCGGGTCGCGGGGAAGAACAGCGCGACGTCGCTGACCGCGCTGTGCGTCCTCGCGGCGCAGCTCGTCATGGTTCCGGTCGCGCTCGTCGTCGGGCGCACCGCCGACTCGTGGGGGCGCAAGCCGATCTTCGTGGCGGGTTTTGCCGTGTTGGCCGTGCGCGGCGTGCTCTACACCGTCTCGGACAACCCGGTGTGGCTGGTCGCGGTGCAGACTCTGGACGGCGTCGGCGCCGGCATTTTCGGGGCCTTGTTCCCGGTCGTGATCGCCGACCTGACCGCGGGCACGGGTCACTTCAACGTGACCCAGGGCGCTCTCGCCACCGTTCAGGGCGCGGGGGCCGCGATCAGCGCCGGGCTGGCCGGGGCATTGATCGTCGCCGCCGGCTACCACACGACGTTCATCACGCTGTCGGCCATCGCGGTCGCCGGGCTGGTTGTCTACCTTGCCGCGGTCCCGGAGACCCGGGCGCGGGCGCACAGCTAG
- a CDS encoding PPOX class F420-dependent oxidoreductase, with protein sequence MSQPLPDGLLALLQRPSPCFVATLMPDGSPQLTETWVTTDGEHIVINIVDGMQKARNLSRDPRIAVNVVDPDNVTRYYAVRGRVLSTTTVGGRASIDEISQKYLGIPYPNFSGNPDETRVIVTIAAESITPPARD encoded by the coding sequence ATGTCCCAACCGCTTCCTGACGGGTTGCTCGCGCTGTTACAGCGCCCCAGTCCCTGCTTCGTGGCAACGCTCATGCCTGACGGCTCACCCCAGCTGACCGAGACGTGGGTGACCACCGATGGCGAGCACATCGTCATCAACATCGTCGATGGCATGCAGAAGGCGCGAAATCTGTCCCGCGACCCTCGCATCGCCGTCAACGTCGTCGACCCCGACAACGTCACTCGGTACTACGCAGTTCGAGGTCGCGTGTTGTCGACGACGACAGTGGGTGGTCGCGCCAGCATTGATGAGATCTCACAGAAGTACCTCGGCATCCCTTATCCGAACTTCTCCGGTAATCCCGACGAGACTCGCGTGATCGTCACTATCGCCGCCGAATCGATCACCCCACCGGCCCGCGACTGA
- the hisN gene encoding histidinol-phosphatase, with the protein MSDQDVRADLSVALQLADRADAITLDRFGALDLRIDTKPDLTPVTDADEAVEADVRAELSRERPDDAVLGEEYGGTAEFQGRQWVIDPIDGTKNFVRGVPIWATLIALLADGVPVVGVVSAPALNRRWWAGHGLGAFAHSGDGPARPLSVSGVAELGSASLSFSSLSGWADLGLRDQFIGLTDDVWRVRGYGDFFSYCLVAEGAVDIAAEPEVKLWDLAPLDILVREAGGRFTNLDGQPGPHGGHAVATNGLLHAATLASLGRR; encoded by the coding sequence ATGAGCGACCAGGATGTACGGGCAGACCTGTCTGTGGCGTTGCAGCTAGCTGACCGCGCCGATGCGATCACTCTCGACCGATTCGGGGCGCTGGATCTGCGCATCGACACCAAACCGGACCTGACGCCCGTCACCGATGCCGATGAGGCCGTCGAGGCCGATGTGCGCGCGGAGCTGTCCCGCGAGCGCCCGGACGACGCCGTGCTCGGTGAGGAATACGGCGGCACCGCCGAATTCCAGGGCAGGCAGTGGGTGATCGACCCGATCGACGGGACCAAGAACTTCGTTCGCGGCGTGCCGATCTGGGCGACCTTGATCGCCCTTCTGGCCGACGGCGTGCCGGTCGTCGGTGTGGTCAGCGCCCCGGCCCTGAATCGGCGGTGGTGGGCCGGCCACGGACTGGGCGCTTTCGCGCACTCCGGGGACGGGCCGGCCCGGCCGTTGTCGGTCTCCGGCGTTGCCGAGCTGGGATCGGCCAGCCTGTCGTTCTCCAGCCTGTCCGGTTGGGCCGACCTAGGCCTGCGGGACCAGTTCATCGGGTTGACCGACGACGTGTGGCGAGTGCGCGGCTACGGCGACTTCTTCTCCTACTGCCTGGTCGCCGAGGGCGCCGTCGATATTGCCGCCGAACCCGAGGTCAAGCTGTGGGACCTGGCGCCGCTGGACATCCTGGTCCGCGAGGCCGGTGGCCGCTTCACCAACCTCGACGGGCAGCCCGGCCCGCACGGCGGGCATGCCGTGGCCACCAACGGCTTGCTGCACGCCGCGACCCTGGCGAGCCTGGGCCGGCGGTAG
- a CDS encoding acyl-CoA dehydrogenase family protein, with the protein MTNTLPPTSASARARDSAVGQYKHKRSLTDIGLALVTPLMGQDFLDRYHLRDPLNRGLKYGVKQAFSTAGAATRQFKKVQGIGKAPARLRPSGADYFDLTPDDDQKMIVATVDEFAEEILRPAAHDADDAATYPADLIAKAAELGITAINIPEDFDGIAEQRTTVTNALVAEALAYGDMGLALPILAPGGVASALTHWGSADQQATYLREFAGENVPQACVAIAEPHALFDPTALKTTAVRTPSGYRLDGVKSLVPAAADAELFIVAAQLDGKPALFIVEASAAGLTVTADPSMGIRAAALGRVTLDKVSVPLSARLGEDGATDADYSEAIALSRLGWAALAVGTSHAVLDYVIPYVKEREAFGEPIARRQAVAFMCANIAIELDGLRLITWRGAARAERGLPFVREAALAKKLGTDKGMQIGLDGVQLLGGHGFTKEHPVERWYRDLRAIGVAEGVVVL; encoded by the coding sequence ATGACCAACACCCTTCCCCCCACATCCGCCAGCGCACGGGCCCGCGATAGCGCGGTCGGGCAGTACAAGCACAAGCGCTCCCTGACCGACATCGGGCTGGCGCTTGTCACCCCGCTGATGGGGCAGGACTTCCTGGACCGCTATCACCTGCGCGACCCGCTGAATCGCGGCCTGAAGTACGGGGTCAAGCAGGCGTTCTCCACCGCAGGCGCGGCCACCCGGCAGTTCAAGAAGGTTCAGGGCATCGGCAAGGCGCCGGCCCGGCTGCGGCCCAGCGGCGCAGACTATTTCGACCTCACCCCCGACGACGACCAGAAGATGATCGTCGCGACGGTCGACGAGTTCGCCGAGGAGATTCTGCGTCCGGCCGCTCACGACGCCGACGACGCCGCGACCTATCCCGCCGATCTGATCGCCAAAGCCGCCGAGCTCGGCATCACGGCCATCAACATCCCCGAAGACTTCGACGGCATCGCCGAGCAGCGCACCACCGTCACCAACGCGTTGGTGGCCGAGGCACTCGCCTACGGCGACATGGGTCTTGCGCTGCCGATCCTGGCCCCCGGTGGCGTCGCCTCGGCGCTGACGCACTGGGGCAGCGCCGACCAGCAGGCCACGTACCTCCGCGAATTCGCCGGCGAGAACGTGCCACAGGCCTGCGTGGCGATCGCCGAACCGCATGCCCTCTTTGACCCGACCGCGCTGAAGACCACCGCGGTGCGCACCCCGAGCGGCTACCGCCTCGACGGCGTGAAATCGCTGGTTCCCGCCGCCGCCGATGCCGAACTGTTCATCGTGGCAGCACAACTCGACGGCAAGCCGGCGTTGTTCATCGTCGAGGCCTCGGCCGCCGGCTTGACGGTCACCGCCGACCCCAGCATGGGGATCCGGGCCGCGGCGTTGGGCCGAGTGACATTGGACAAGGTGTCGGTACCGCTGTCGGCCCGCCTCGGCGAGGACGGGGCGACCGACGCGGACTATTCCGAAGCAATTGCGTTGTCCCGCTTGGGCTGGGCTGCGCTGGCGGTCGGCACCTCACACGCGGTGCTCGACTACGTAATCCCCTACGTCAAAGAGCGCGAGGCATTCGGCGAGCCGATCGCCCGCCGTCAGGCCGTCGCGTTCATGTGCGCCAACATCGCCATCGAGCTCGATGGCCTGCGGTTGATCACCTGGCGCGGCGCCGCGCGCGCAGAGCGTGGCCTGCCGTTCGTCCGCGAGGCCGCGCTGGCCAAGAAGCTGGGCACCGACAAAGGCATGCAGATCGGCCTGGACGGGGTGCAGCTACTCGGCGGCCACGGCTTCACTAAGGAGCACCCGGTGGAGCGCTGGTACCGCGATCTGCGGGCCATCGGCGTCGCCGAGGGTGTAGTCGTCCTCTAA
- a CDS encoding acyl-CoA dehydrogenase family protein, with protein MAINLELPRKLEAVIEKAHQGAAEMLRPISRKYDVAEHAYPVELDTLATLFEGISEANTISFAGTEAFRDSDDGPKGNINGGNMSALLNALEISWGDIALLLSVPRQGLGNAAISGVATDEQLERLGKNVWAAMAITEPSFGSDSAAVSTTAVLDGDEYVINGEKIYVTAGSRATHIVVWATLDKSKGRAAIKSFIVPREHPGVTVERLEHKLGIKASDTAAIRFENARIPKENLLGSPEIEVEKGFAGVMETFDNTRPIVAAMAVGVARAALEELRTILTEAGVEISYDKPAHVQSAAAAEFLRMEADWEAGYLLTVRSAWQADNAIPNSKEASMGKAKAARVASDITLKAVELAGTAGYSEQTLLEKWARDSKILDIFEGTQQIQQLVVARRLLGLSSTELK; from the coding sequence ATGGCAATCAATCTCGAACTGCCGCGCAAGCTGGAAGCCGTGATCGAGAAGGCACACCAGGGCGCCGCGGAGATGCTGCGGCCGATCTCCCGCAAGTACGACGTCGCCGAGCACGCCTACCCCGTCGAATTGGACACCCTGGCAACGTTATTCGAGGGAATCTCGGAAGCCAACACGATCTCGTTCGCGGGCACGGAGGCATTCCGCGACAGCGACGACGGCCCGAAGGGAAACATCAACGGCGGCAACATGTCCGCCTTGCTCAACGCCCTGGAAATTTCCTGGGGTGACATCGCGCTGCTGCTGTCGGTGCCTCGCCAGGGCCTCGGAAACGCCGCGATCTCCGGAGTGGCCACCGACGAGCAGTTGGAGCGGCTGGGCAAGAACGTCTGGGCCGCCATGGCGATCACCGAACCGTCGTTCGGTTCGGACTCGGCGGCGGTGTCGACGACGGCGGTGCTCGACGGCGACGAATACGTGATCAACGGCGAGAAGATCTATGTCACCGCCGGCTCCCGCGCCACTCACATCGTGGTGTGGGCGACGCTGGACAAGTCCAAGGGCCGGGCGGCGATCAAATCGTTCATCGTGCCGCGTGAGCACCCCGGGGTCACCGTCGAGCGTCTCGAGCACAAGCTCGGCATCAAGGCCTCCGACACTGCGGCCATCCGATTCGAGAACGCCCGCATCCCCAAGGAGAACCTGTTGGGGAGCCCGGAGATCGAGGTGGAGAAGGGCTTTGCCGGGGTCATGGAGACCTTCGACAACACCCGGCCGATCGTGGCCGCAATGGCGGTCGGGGTGGCACGCGCCGCCCTGGAGGAACTGCGCACGATCCTGACCGAGGCCGGCGTGGAGATCTCCTACGACAAGCCGGCGCACGTCCAGAGTGCCGCTGCTGCGGAATTCCTTCGCATGGAAGCCGACTGGGAGGCCGGTTATCTGTTGACCGTGCGCTCAGCGTGGCAAGCCGACAATGCGATCCCGAACTCCAAGGAAGCGTCCATGGGCAAGGCCAAGGCCGCCCGCGTCGCCAGCGACATCACTCTCAAGGCCGTCGAATTAGCCGGAACGGCAGGCTATTCCGAGCAGACGCTGCTGGAGAAGTGGGCCCGCGACTCGAAGATCCTGGACATCTTCGAGGGCACGCAGCAGATCCAGCAGCTGGTGGTGGCCCGCCGCCTGCTCGGGCTGTCCTCCACCGAACTCAAGTAG
- a CDS encoding oxidoreductase → MTRCALAGYQVHRLGFGAMQLPGPGVFGPPRDREQALAVLRRAVDAGVDHIDTSQFYGPDVANELIHEALHPYPDSLALVSKVGARRDDQGAWLPDAEPYRLRAAIEENLRTLGVERLAAVNLRVMESEPDALFTDQLGAMITARDEGLIAGVGLSNVTHEQLLHALELTDIVCVQNPFNLVDRSSQPVLDECVARGIAFVPFFPLGSAFHEVNPVLSHPLITAAAERLGQTPAQIALAWTLGVADNVLLIPGTSSLDHLEENLAVAGIELDERTQRELTAVA, encoded by the coding sequence ATGACACGTTGTGCGTTGGCCGGCTATCAGGTCCACCGCCTCGGATTCGGCGCGATGCAGCTGCCCGGTCCCGGTGTATTCGGGCCGCCACGGGATCGCGAGCAGGCACTGGCGGTACTGCGCCGCGCCGTGGATGCAGGCGTCGACCACATCGATACCTCGCAGTTCTACGGCCCGGATGTGGCGAACGAGCTGATCCACGAGGCGCTGCATCCGTATCCCGACAGCCTCGCACTGGTCAGCAAGGTCGGCGCGCGGCGCGATGATCAGGGCGCGTGGCTTCCCGACGCCGAGCCGTACCGGTTGCGCGCCGCCATCGAGGAGAATCTGCGCACCCTCGGTGTCGAGCGGCTGGCCGCGGTCAACCTGCGAGTGATGGAGTCAGAACCCGATGCGCTGTTCACCGATCAGCTCGGTGCGATGATCACCGCCCGCGACGAGGGCCTGATCGCCGGAGTCGGACTGAGCAACGTCACTCACGAGCAGCTGCTGCATGCGCTGGAACTCACCGACATCGTGTGCGTCCAGAATCCGTTCAATCTGGTGGACCGGTCCTCGCAGCCGGTGCTCGACGAATGCGTGGCCCGCGGCATCGCGTTCGTCCCGTTCTTCCCACTCGGCTCGGCGTTCCACGAGGTGAATCCGGTGCTGTCGCATCCCCTCATCACCGCCGCGGCCGAACGGCTCGGTCAGACGCCCGCCCAGATCGCACTGGCGTGGACACTGGGCGTCGCCGACAACGTGTTGCTCATTCCCGGCACGTCCTCGCTGGACCACCTGGAGGAGAACCTCGCCGTCGCCGGTATCGAACTCGACGAGCGGACCCAGCGCGAGCTGACAGCAGTGGCGTGA
- a CDS encoding MarR family winged helix-turn-helix transcriptional regulator yields the protein MSTPRSKVLFEVDRCGPVRLTDLARTVGITQGTASTLTDALVREGLIERCADDSDRRVTLLKATPTGRRQAQTWAGAYTAAAEELFGILSGEEQLALTELLQRLADSIDG from the coding sequence GTGTCCACCCCCCGATCCAAGGTCCTGTTCGAGGTGGATCGCTGCGGACCGGTCCGGCTCACCGACCTGGCGCGCACCGTCGGCATCACACAGGGCACTGCCTCCACCTTGACCGACGCACTCGTCCGGGAAGGTTTGATCGAACGCTGCGCCGACGACTCCGATCGCCGGGTGACCCTGCTGAAGGCCACACCCACGGGCCGGCGGCAGGCGCAAACCTGGGCCGGCGCGTACACCGCCGCCGCCGAGGAGCTGTTCGGAATTCTGTCCGGCGAGGAACAGCTGGCACTCACCGAACTGCTGCAGCGCCTGGCCGACTCGATCGACGGCTGA